One Amycolatopsis thermophila DNA segment encodes these proteins:
- a CDS encoding type VII secretion target has translation MTSRFARGAGTRAGGSAARGAADGYEVLTDELGTHAGKVDGLAERLQTAVDAARQVSMDNGAFGVICQPFAMMLDPFEQRGIQALEAAKECVSGTAGNVRTASTNYEGQDEGTRQAVKRMGEPLT, from the coding sequence ATGACCAGCAGGTTCGCGCGGGGCGCCGGCACGCGGGCCGGGGGTTCGGCGGCTCGCGGGGCCGCCGACGGCTACGAGGTGCTGACCGACGAGCTCGGCACCCACGCCGGCAAGGTCGACGGCCTGGCGGAACGCTTGCAGACCGCTGTCGACGCGGCCCGCCAGGTGAGCATGGACAACGGTGCTTTCGGCGTGATCTGCCAGCCGTTCGCGATGATGCTCGACCCGTTCGAGCAGAGGGGCATCCAGGCGCTCGAGGCGGCGAAGGAGTGCGTGAGCGGCACGGCCGGCAACGTCCGCACGGCCTCCACGAACTACGAGGGGCAGGACGAGGGCACGCGCCAGGCGGTCAAGCGGATGGGCGAGCCCCTGACATGA
- a CDS encoding DUF6531 domain-containing protein has translation MSNPLVAQAQSTTTGVTGIGILESAQDLSNGVKDGSWVEGGLGALGVGLEVLSMVIDPLGTLAQYGVAWLIEHVRPLKEALDWLAGDPPVIQSFSDTWANVAAEVGAIAGDLKNEVEGGTAGWSGEAADTYRENGASQAEAIAGAASLADGISAGVMIMGTVVGFVREMVRDIVAELVGKLITWALEAACTLGFATPLIAAQATTAISSAVTRISDFIRKLVKTVGNVSPRIGRIIEKLDEIVQALRKLGRKFGGGDGTSPSAAHGGGGKVDTPELNSPHTPDTPDGVDGTPGTSRSGGDGPASARDSAEDPRKSGQDEDSTCTNGDPINVFTGEVILPQVDVDLPAVLPLTVRRRHASAYRLGRWFGRTWASTFDQRLEIEDDGIYFVTEDGRVLVYPHPVRDGQPVLPVEGARWPLVRTGDEYVVTHRQKRERYTFGPVPGVPAGELPLRSVVGRTGQRLDIDYDNGVPSELRHSGNYRVAISAEGGRITALTLRGADGAADVPLLRYAYDDEGRLTQVFNSSNRPLTFTYDRSGRITRWVDRNGEWYGFHHDALGRCVRTEGSGGAHTGTLRIDQDSLVSVWTDAEGHETTYRFNELRQIVEEIDALGGSTRSEWDRYDRLLSRTDPLGRTTTYTYDESGNLVTLTRPDGTQRLFSYDRDNQLVATVEPTGAVTRRAYDEAGNLVAVTDPAGAVTRYRYDDRHHLAAIVDPLGGVYRVDTNDAGLPLAVTGPDGAVNLFGRDQFGRIRSRTDPSGATTTYTWTVEGLLLSRTGPDGTVERWQYDGEGNQTAEAGAAGEVTHVVSTHFDLPSVVSTPDGNRLEYTYDEKMRPVVVRNAAGSEWRYVYDAVGNLVRETDFNGRTLFYTYDAAGQVVSRTNGTGETTRYRHDLVGNLVERQTGDAPPARFTYDAAGRLVRAVNADADVRFQRDVTGRVVAETINGRTVESRYDVLGRPVYQRTPTGAESRWSYDAGGRPAVLSAAGRTMSFRYDIAGREVERSLDTGVSLAQEWDAGNRLLAQTLSAVSSAAPSVRRIQHRAYSYRADDQPVSIAEQIGGLREFDLDPAGRVVGVRGAGWAEHYDYDRVGNLRSAHNPGDPEASGPRQVSGTLTVAAGNVRYAYDRQGRMVLRQRKRLSAKPDNWHFSWDGEDRLAGVVTPDGTRWRYAYDALGRRISKQRLAEDGRTVAEQTDFVWDDTVLVEQIESAGRTRAWHRLPDTLQPVSQTERVWNTQDQAWVDREFYGIVTDLIGTPTELVDPDGNLAWRASRTVWGQVAGIGTADTPLRFPGQYHDPESGLDYNYHRYYVPELGRYASQDPLGLVAGPNPQAYVPNPMTWLDPLGLVPCRDCDAQKEELPKGDNRWFDQRREAFNAARDRAGIPNSASPVRQWTVGDNPALQGRGNYHYDGAPGAHGRYYEYETPNGPRVIAEHTNDPRAPHPHFHAYQPKAGHDGVVIGEKYDRVDGPHHYYYGAHAPSWPAGD, from the coding sequence ATGAGCAACCCGCTGGTGGCGCAGGCCCAGTCGACGACGACCGGGGTCACCGGGATCGGCATCCTGGAGTCCGCGCAGGACCTGTCCAACGGGGTGAAGGACGGTTCCTGGGTCGAGGGCGGTCTGGGTGCGCTCGGCGTGGGGCTGGAAGTCCTGTCGATGGTGATCGACCCGCTGGGCACCCTCGCGCAGTACGGGGTCGCGTGGTTGATCGAGCACGTGCGGCCGTTGAAGGAGGCGCTGGACTGGCTGGCGGGGGACCCGCCGGTGATCCAGTCGTTCTCCGACACCTGGGCCAACGTCGCCGCCGAGGTGGGCGCGATCGCGGGGGACCTGAAGAACGAGGTCGAGGGCGGCACGGCGGGCTGGTCGGGCGAGGCCGCGGACACCTACCGGGAGAACGGGGCGTCGCAGGCGGAGGCGATCGCGGGAGCGGCGTCGCTGGCGGACGGGATATCCGCCGGCGTGATGATCATGGGCACGGTGGTGGGGTTCGTGCGCGAGATGGTGCGCGACATCGTGGCCGAGCTGGTGGGGAAGCTCATCACGTGGGCGCTGGAGGCGGCGTGCACGCTCGGGTTCGCGACGCCGTTGATCGCGGCGCAGGCGACGACGGCGATTTCGTCGGCGGTGACGCGGATTTCGGATTTCATCCGGAAGCTGGTCAAGACGGTCGGGAACGTGTCGCCGCGGATCGGCCGGATCATCGAGAAGCTGGATGAGATCGTCCAGGCGCTGCGCAAGCTGGGGCGCAAGTTCGGCGGCGGCGACGGCACCAGCCCGTCGGCCGCGCACGGTGGCGGCGGGAAGGTCGACACCCCGGAGCTGAACAGCCCGCACACCCCCGACACCCCCGACGGCGTGGACGGCACCCCGGGCACCAGCCGTTCCGGCGGCGACGGTCCGGCCTCGGCCAGGGACTCGGCGGAGGACCCGCGCAAGTCCGGCCAGGACGAGGACTCGACCTGCACGAACGGTGACCCGATCAACGTCTTCACCGGCGAGGTGATCCTGCCCCAGGTGGACGTCGACCTCCCGGCGGTGCTGCCGTTGACCGTCCGGCGGCGGCACGCCTCGGCGTACCGGCTCGGCCGCTGGTTCGGGCGGACGTGGGCGTCGACGTTCGACCAGCGCCTCGAGATCGAGGACGACGGCATCTACTTCGTCACCGAGGACGGCCGCGTCCTGGTCTACCCGCATCCCGTGCGGGACGGCCAGCCCGTACTCCCGGTCGAAGGCGCCCGCTGGCCGCTCGTCCGCACCGGGGACGAGTACGTCGTCACCCACCGGCAGAAGCGTGAGCGGTACACCTTCGGGCCCGTCCCGGGTGTGCCGGCCGGCGAGCTGCCCCTGCGCTCGGTCGTGGGCCGGACCGGGCAACGGCTGGACATCGACTACGACAACGGCGTCCCCAGCGAGCTCCGGCACTCCGGGAACTACCGGGTGGCGATCAGCGCGGAAGGCGGCCGGATCACCGCGCTGACCCTCCGCGGCGCGGACGGCGCGGCGGACGTCCCGCTGCTCCGGTACGCCTACGACGACGAGGGTCGCCTCACCCAGGTCTTCAACTCGTCGAACCGGCCGCTGACGTTCACCTACGACCGTTCGGGACGCATCACGCGGTGGGTGGACCGCAACGGCGAGTGGTACGGCTTCCACCACGACGCCCTGGGCCGGTGCGTGCGGACCGAGGGCTCCGGCGGGGCGCACACCGGGACGCTGCGCATCGACCAGGACTCCCTCGTCTCGGTCTGGACCGACGCCGAGGGGCACGAGACGACCTACCGGTTCAACGAGCTGCGGCAGATCGTCGAGGAGATCGACGCGCTCGGCGGGAGCACGCGGTCGGAGTGGGACCGGTACGACCGGCTGCTGTCCCGGACGGATCCACTCGGCCGCACCACGACGTACACCTACGACGAGTCCGGCAACCTGGTGACCCTGACCCGCCCGGACGGCACGCAGCGGCTGTTCAGCTACGACCGCGACAACCAGCTGGTCGCCACCGTCGAGCCGACGGGCGCTGTGACGCGGCGGGCCTACGACGAGGCCGGGAACCTCGTCGCGGTCACCGATCCGGCGGGCGCGGTGACCCGGTACCGGTACGACGACCGCCACCACCTGGCCGCGATCGTCGATCCCCTGGGCGGGGTGTACCGCGTGGACACGAACGACGCCGGCCTGCCCCTCGCCGTGACCGGTCCCGACGGCGCCGTGAACCTGTTCGGACGCGACCAGTTCGGCCGGATCCGGTCCCGGACCGACCCGTCGGGGGCCACGACCACCTACACCTGGACCGTCGAAGGCCTGCTGCTGTCGCGCACCGGTCCGGACGGCACCGTCGAGCGCTGGCAGTACGACGGCGAAGGCAACCAGACCGCCGAGGCGGGTGCCGCGGGCGAGGTGACCCACGTCGTCAGCACCCACTTCGACCTGCCGTCCGTGGTCTCGACGCCGGACGGGAACCGCCTCGAGTACACCTACGACGAGAAGATGCGCCCGGTCGTCGTGCGCAATGCGGCGGGCTCGGAATGGCGGTACGTCTACGACGCCGTCGGCAACCTCGTTCGCGAGACCGACTTCAACGGCCGGACCCTCTTCTACACCTACGACGCGGCGGGGCAGGTGGTGTCGCGGACGAACGGCACCGGCGAAACCACGCGGTACCGCCACGACCTCGTGGGGAATCTCGTCGAGCGGCAGACGGGGGACGCGCCGCCCGCCCGGTTCACCTACGACGCGGCCGGACGTCTGGTCCGCGCCGTGAACGCCGATGCCGACGTGCGCTTCCAGCGCGACGTAACCGGGCGCGTCGTGGCCGAAACGATCAACGGCCGCACCGTCGAGTCCCGCTACGACGTGCTCGGCAGGCCGGTGTACCAGCGCACTCCCACCGGCGCGGAGAGCCGGTGGAGCTACGACGCGGGTGGCCGTCCGGCCGTCCTGAGCGCCGCCGGCCGGACCATGAGCTTCCGCTACGACATCGCGGGCCGGGAAGTGGAGCGGTCGCTCGACACCGGGGTTTCCCTGGCCCAGGAGTGGGATGCGGGCAACCGCCTCCTCGCGCAGACGCTGTCCGCGGTGTCGTCGGCGGCTCCGTCGGTCCGGCGGATCCAGCACCGCGCCTACTCCTACCGCGCGGACGACCAGCCGGTGTCGATCGCGGAGCAGATCGGGGGCCTTCGCGAGTTCGACCTCGACCCGGCCGGACGGGTCGTCGGCGTCCGCGGCGCAGGCTGGGCGGAGCACTACGACTACGACCGCGTGGGCAACCTCCGGTCCGCGCACAACCCGGGCGATCCCGAAGCGAGCGGCCCACGTCAGGTCAGCGGCACGTTGACGGTCGCCGCGGGCAACGTGCGGTACGCCTACGACCGTCAGGGGCGCATGGTGCTCCGGCAGCGGAAGCGGTTGTCCGCGAAACCGGACAACTGGCACTTCAGCTGGGACGGCGAAGACCGGCTGGCCGGTGTCGTCACCCCCGACGGGACGCGGTGGCGGTACGCCTACGACGCGCTGGGACGCCGCATCAGCAAGCAACGCCTCGCCGAGGACGGCCGGACCGTGGCCGAGCAGACCGATTTCGTCTGGGACGACACGGTCCTGGTGGAACAGATCGAATCCGCCGGCCGGACCAGGGCGTGGCACCGGCTGCCGGACACGCTGCAGCCGGTGAGCCAGACCGAGCGGGTCTGGAACACCCAGGACCAGGCCTGGGTCGACCGCGAGTTCTACGGCATCGTGACCGATCTGATCGGCACCCCGACCGAGCTGGTCGACCCGGACGGCAACCTGGCCTGGCGCGCGAGCAGGACGGTCTGGGGCCAGGTCGCCGGGATCGGAACCGCGGACACCCCGTTGCGGTTCCCCGGTCAGTACCACGACCCGGAGAGCGGTCTCGACTACAACTACCACCGCTACTACGTGCCCGAGCTCGGGCGGTACGCGAGCCAGGACCCGCTCGGCCTGGTCGCGGGGCCCAACCCGCAGGCGTACGTGCCGAACCCGATGACGTGGCTCGACCCGCTGGGGCTGGTGCCGTGCCGCGACTGCGACGCCCAGAAGGAAGAGCTGCCCAAGGGCGACAACCGGTGGTTCGACCAGCGGCGCGAAGCGTTCAACGCCGCGCGCGACCGGGCCGGCATCCCGAACAGCGCGTCACCGGTCCGGCAGTGGACGGTGGGCGACAACCCGGCCCTGCAGGGCCGCGGCAACTACCACTACGACGGCGCGCCTGGCGCGCACGGCCGCTACTACGAGTACGAGACGCCGAACGGGCCGCGGGTGATCGCGGAGCACACCAACGACCCGCGTGCGCCGCACCCGCACTTCCACGCCTACCAGCCGAAGGCGGGCCACGACGGGGTGGTGATCGGTGAGAAGTACGACCGGGTCGACGGTCCGCACCACTACTACTATGGTGCGCATGCTCCGAGCTGGCCGGCGGGTGACTGA
- a CDS encoding FAD-binding oxidoreductase — translation MDSPALVAALRRVVPADRVVDDPAVVESYLQDHAEWAPYGPAAAVVRPRSTEEVRDVVRFAGEHRVPVVPRGAGTGLSGGANALDGCLVISFESMDSVLEIDRAERLAVVQPGVVNDDLRALCAEQGLWYPPDPASAPWSTIGGNVATNAGGLCCVKYGVTRDYVLALEVVTGRGDVVRLGRRTAKGVAGYDLCGLMVGSEGTLGVITEVTVRLRPRREPERTVAGYFDSVIAAGEAVSAVSASGVIPSALELVDRHCLEAVDAWKNMGLSTEANVVLLGRVDTPGHAGEEEARTILRCFERAGASWAAVSTDEQEAEALFDARRLAYPALERLGPVLTEDVCVPRALVPEMLARIEKAAAAHDTLIANIAHAGDGNLHPLLITPIGDDAARRRAQAAFEDIIADAVELGGTVTGEHGIGLLKRGGLRREVSAEVLEMHRAVKGALDPLGILNPGKVFV, via the coding sequence ATGGATTCCCCGGCATTGGTGGCCGCCCTGAGGCGGGTCGTTCCGGCGGACCGGGTGGTCGACGACCCGGCCGTGGTCGAGTCCTACCTGCAGGACCACGCGGAGTGGGCGCCGTACGGGCCAGCCGCGGCGGTGGTCCGGCCGCGGTCCACCGAAGAGGTGCGCGATGTCGTGCGGTTCGCGGGTGAGCACCGGGTGCCGGTGGTGCCGCGTGGCGCGGGGACGGGCCTGTCCGGCGGCGCGAACGCCCTCGACGGCTGCCTCGTGATCTCGTTCGAGTCGATGGACTCCGTGCTGGAGATCGACCGCGCCGAACGGCTCGCCGTCGTGCAGCCGGGCGTGGTCAACGACGACCTGCGGGCGCTGTGCGCCGAGCAGGGGCTGTGGTACCCGCCGGACCCGGCCAGCGCCCCGTGGTCGACCATCGGCGGGAACGTGGCCACCAACGCGGGCGGCCTGTGCTGCGTCAAATACGGCGTGACCAGGGACTACGTCCTCGCGCTCGAGGTCGTCACCGGGCGCGGTGACGTGGTCCGCCTCGGCCGGCGCACCGCCAAGGGCGTGGCCGGGTACGACCTGTGCGGGCTGATGGTCGGCTCCGAGGGGACGCTCGGCGTGATCACCGAGGTCACCGTCCGGCTGCGGCCGCGGCGCGAGCCCGAGCGCACCGTCGCCGGGTACTTCGACTCGGTGATCGCGGCGGGCGAGGCCGTCAGCGCGGTGTCCGCGTCCGGGGTCATACCGTCGGCGCTGGAACTGGTCGACAGGCACTGCCTGGAGGCGGTGGACGCCTGGAAGAACATGGGACTGTCCACCGAGGCGAACGTCGTCCTGCTGGGCCGCGTCGACACCCCGGGGCATGCGGGCGAGGAGGAGGCCCGGACCATCCTGCGGTGCTTCGAGCGGGCCGGCGCGTCCTGGGCGGCGGTGTCCACGGACGAGCAGGAGGCCGAGGCCCTGTTCGACGCCCGCCGCCTGGCCTACCCGGCGCTGGAACGGCTGGGCCCGGTGCTGACCGAGGACGTCTGCGTGCCGCGTGCGCTGGTGCCGGAGATGCTGGCCCGCATCGAGAAGGCGGCGGCCGCGCACGACACGCTGATCGCGAACATCGCCCACGCCGGCGACGGGAACCTGCACCCCCTGCTGATCACACCCATCGGCGACGACGCCGCCCGGCGTCGGGCGCAGGCCGCGTTCGAGGACATCATCGCCGACGCCGTCGAGCTGGGCGGCACGGTGACCGGGGAGCACGGCATCGGCCTGCTCAAGCGCGGCGGGCTGCGGCGCGAGGTGAGCGCGGAGGTGCTGGAGATGCACCGCGCGGTGAAGGGTGCGCTCGACCCGCTGGGGATCCTGAACCCGGGCAAGGTCTTCGTCTAG
- a CDS encoding ABC transporter ATP-binding protein has translation MTAAPPIAENSPQGWIRRLAAACWRHPALVVTSLAAAVFSVGLQAASPLLVKLAVDDAVVGQTERLGLLVGGLIAVQVLMFGTAFVRRYLGGRLALDVQHDLRQRVFDAVSRLDGGKQDSLRTGQVVSRAITDLQLVVSLLFVVPLSAGSVVFALFSLAAMLWMSPALTLIALVVVPAVVIVATSARKRLFPATWSAQQRAADVAQHVEETVTGVRVVKGFGQEAREVARLEKTARRLFAERLRSARLAAIPTATTSALPAAGQVAVLAFGGLLALNGQVTLGTFLAFASYVSGLIGPARMMSALVVQAQLTRAGAERVYELVDAQPEVTDPADPQPLPDGPLGIELDDVRFGYTRSEPVLDGLSLRAEPGETLALVGTAGSGKSTISLLLPRFYDAHSGSVRIGDRDVRDVRLADLRRAIGVVFEEAFLFSTSIRDNIAYGRPDAGDEEVIAAAKAAEAHDFISALPDGYDTEVGERGLTLSGGQRQRLGLARALLTDPRVLILDDATSAVDTVTEAAIYETLRSVTATRTTLLIAHRKSTLSLADRIAVLDAGRVVDVGTAAELEERCELFRELTAGPGEGVEQVHKRDCVTSPETGTTPALWPDTGDRDAVDEMAEAAQQRNAPAPVPGGGGMGAGSALAAPPTPELLEGVRKLPPATDRPELDPRSATEPDPRFRLGSALRPVRALLITAILLVGLDAAASIALPALYQQGVDHGVRTGLTWVVWLTAGIGAAIIVADWFVIAAQTRITARAGETVLYSLRVRSYAQLQRLGLDYYERELSGKIMTRMTTDVDALSTFLQTGLAQAVISALTLVGITAALLVTDVSLALYALSVMPVLVIATVIFRRLSSAAYTEAREKVSVVNADMQENVSGLRVAQAYRREERSAEVFASRSDAYRRSRLRAQRYVATYFPFVTLLSGIAEAVVLVAGANRVANGTLAVGVLLGFLLYLNLFFSPIQQLSSVFDGYQQAKVGLRRIGDLLRTPTSVPPPADPVPVPERLRGDVAFDAVDFSYAGTDSLALTDVSLKVSPGETVALVGATGAGKSTVVKLAARFYDATSGKVSIDGVDVRDYDLAGLHRRMGVVPQEAHLFSGTVADNVRYGAPSASDAEVEAAVRAVGALDAVAAMPQGFRQPVGERGRSLSAGQRQLVALARAELVDPDVLLLDEATAALDPSTEAAVLAATETVAKRRTTFVVAHRLATAARADRIVVLDHGRIVEQGTHEELLAADGHYARLWKTGA, from the coding sequence GTGACTGCTGCGCCACCCATCGCCGAGAACTCTCCACAGGGCTGGATCCGCCGGCTGGCCGCGGCCTGCTGGCGGCATCCGGCCCTGGTCGTGACGTCGCTGGCCGCGGCGGTGTTCAGCGTCGGCCTGCAGGCCGCCAGCCCGCTGCTGGTGAAGCTGGCCGTCGACGACGCGGTGGTGGGGCAGACCGAGCGGCTGGGGCTGCTCGTCGGCGGCCTGATCGCCGTGCAGGTGCTGATGTTCGGCACCGCGTTCGTCCGCCGCTACCTGGGCGGACGCCTGGCGCTGGACGTGCAGCACGACCTGCGTCAGCGGGTGTTCGACGCGGTGTCGCGGCTGGACGGCGGCAAGCAGGATTCGCTGCGCACCGGCCAGGTGGTGTCGCGCGCGATCACCGACCTGCAGCTGGTGGTGTCGCTGCTGTTCGTCGTGCCGTTGTCCGCGGGTTCGGTCGTGTTCGCGCTGTTCTCGCTCGCCGCGATGCTGTGGATGTCACCGGCGCTCACGCTGATCGCGCTGGTCGTGGTGCCTGCGGTGGTGATCGTCGCGACTTCCGCGCGCAAGCGGCTGTTCCCGGCGACCTGGTCGGCGCAGCAACGGGCCGCGGACGTGGCCCAGCACGTCGAGGAGACCGTCACCGGTGTCCGCGTGGTCAAGGGCTTCGGGCAGGAGGCGCGCGAGGTCGCCCGGTTGGAGAAGACCGCGCGGCGACTGTTCGCCGAGCGGCTGCGCTCGGCGCGGCTGGCGGCGATCCCCACGGCGACGACGTCCGCGCTGCCCGCGGCCGGTCAGGTCGCGGTGCTGGCGTTCGGCGGGCTCCTGGCGCTGAACGGCCAGGTGACGCTCGGCACGTTCCTCGCGTTCGCCAGCTACGTGTCCGGGCTGATCGGCCCGGCGCGGATGATGTCGGCGCTGGTGGTGCAGGCGCAGCTGACGCGGGCGGGCGCGGAACGCGTGTACGAGCTGGTCGACGCTCAGCCCGAGGTCACCGACCCGGCCGACCCGCAGCCGCTGCCCGACGGTCCCCTGGGCATCGAGCTGGACGACGTCCGCTTCGGCTACACGCGGTCGGAACCGGTGCTGGACGGGCTGAGCCTGCGCGCCGAACCCGGGGAGACGCTGGCGCTGGTCGGCACGGCGGGCTCGGGCAAGTCGACGATTTCGCTGCTGCTGCCCCGCTTCTACGACGCGCACTCGGGCAGCGTGCGGATCGGTGACCGCGACGTGCGGGACGTCCGGCTGGCCGACCTGCGCCGCGCGATCGGCGTGGTGTTCGAGGAGGCGTTCCTGTTCTCCACGTCGATCCGCGACAACATCGCCTACGGCCGCCCGGACGCCGGCGACGAGGAGGTGATCGCCGCGGCCAAGGCGGCCGAGGCGCACGACTTCATCTCCGCGCTGCCGGACGGCTACGACACCGAGGTCGGTGAACGGGGCCTGACCCTCTCAGGTGGTCAACGGCAGCGGCTCGGCCTGGCGCGGGCGCTGCTGACCGATCCGCGGGTGCTGATCCTGGACGACGCGACGTCCGCCGTGGACACGGTCACCGAGGCCGCCATCTACGAGACGCTGCGCTCGGTCACCGCGACCCGCACCACGCTGCTGATCGCGCACCGCAAGTCCACGCTGTCGCTGGCCGACCGGATCGCGGTGCTCGACGCCGGGCGCGTGGTGGACGTCGGCACCGCGGCCGAACTGGAGGAGCGGTGCGAACTGTTCCGCGAGCTGACCGCCGGCCCCGGTGAGGGCGTCGAGCAGGTCCACAAGCGCGACTGCGTGACCAGCCCGGAGACCGGGACCACACCCGCGCTGTGGCCGGACACCGGCGACCGGGACGCGGTCGACGAGATGGCCGAGGCGGCCCAGCAGCGCAACGCTCCCGCGCCCGTGCCGGGCGGTGGTGGCATGGGCGCCGGCAGTGCCCTGGCCGCCCCGCCGACACCCGAGCTGCTGGAGGGCGTCCGCAAGCTGCCACCGGCCACGGACCGGCCCGAGCTGGACCCGCGGTCGGCCACCGAGCCCGATCCGCGGTTCCGGCTCGGGTCCGCGCTGCGGCCGGTGCGCGCGCTGCTGATCACCGCGATCCTGCTGGTCGGTCTGGACGCGGCGGCCTCGATCGCGTTGCCCGCCCTGTACCAGCAGGGCGTCGACCACGGTGTCCGCACCGGGCTGACGTGGGTGGTGTGGCTGACCGCCGGCATCGGGGCGGCGATCATCGTGGCGGACTGGTTCGTGATCGCGGCGCAGACCCGGATCACCGCGCGAGCCGGCGAGACCGTGCTGTACTCGCTGCGGGTCCGCAGCTACGCGCAGCTGCAGCGGCTCGGGCTTGACTACTACGAGCGCGAACTGTCCGGCAAGATCATGACGCGGATGACGACCGATGTGGACGCGTTGTCGACCTTCTTGCAGACCGGTCTGGCGCAGGCCGTGATCAGCGCGCTGACGCTGGTCGGCATCACGGCCGCGTTGCTCGTGACGGACGTTTCGCTGGCGTTGTACGCGTTGTCGGTGATGCCGGTGCTGGTGATCGCGACGGTGATCTTCCGGCGCCTGTCGAGCGCGGCCTACACCGAGGCGCGGGAGAAGGTCAGCGTCGTCAACGCCGACATGCAGGAGAACGTGAGCGGGTTGCGGGTGGCGCAGGCCTACCGCCGCGAGGAGCGGTCCGCCGAGGTGTTCGCCTCCCGCAGCGACGCCTACCGCCGGTCACGGCTGCGGGCGCAGCGCTACGTCGCGACCTACTTCCCTTTCGTGACACTGCTTTCCGGTATCGCGGAAGCGGTCGTGCTGGTGGCGGGCGCGAACCGGGTCGCGAACGGCACGCTCGCGGTCGGTGTGCTGCTCGGGTTCCTGCTGTACCTGAACCTGTTCTTCTCGCCGATCCAGCAGCTGTCGTCGGTGTTCGACGGCTACCAGCAGGCGAAGGTCGGCCTGCGGCGGATCGGCGACCTGCTGCGGACGCCGACGTCGGTGCCGCCGCCCGCGGACCCGGTCCCGGTGCCCGAACGCCTGCGCGGCGACGTCGCGTTCGACGCGGTCGACTTCTCCTACGCGGGCACGGATTCCCTGGCGCTGACCGATGTTTCGCTCAAGGTGTCGCCCGGTGAGACGGTGGCGCTGGTCGGGGCGACGGGAGCCGGGAAGTCCACTGTGGTCAAGCTGGCGGCTCGGTTCTACGACGCGACGAGCGGCAAGGTGAGCATCGACGGGGTGGACGTGCGGGACTACGACCTGGCCGGGCTGCACCGGCGGATGGGCGTGGTGCCGCAGGAGGCGCACCTGTTCTCCGGCACGGTGGCCGACAACGTCCGCTACGGCGCGCCGTCCGCGAGCGACGCGGAGGTCGAGGCCGCGGTGCGGGCGGTGGGCGCTCTCGACGCGGTGGCCGCCATGCCGCAGGGTTTCCGCCAGCCGGTCGGCGAACGCGGACGATCGCTGTCGGCGGGCCAGCGCCAGCTCGTCGCACTGGCCCGGGCGGAGCTGGTGGACCCGGACGTGCTGCTGCTCGACGAGGCGACGGCCGCGCTGGATCCGTCGACGGAGGCGGCGGTGCTGGCCGCGACCGAGACGGTCGCCAAGCGCCGCACGACCTTCGTGGTGGCCCACCGCCTCGCGACGGCGGCGCGCGCCGACCGGATCGTGGTGCTCGACCACGGCCGCATCGTCGAGCAGGGCACCCACGAGGAACTCCTCGCCGCGGACGGCCACTACGCCCGGCTGTGGAAAACGGGCGCGTAG
- a CDS encoding ABC transporter permease, producing MGRLIKAEFRKTLSLNTWWILVIPLVLVSFWMSFAWGKITNDFADWIGSGTARIIAEQAGVSADALPVGLLSIAHGVNIAQLVPAIFGVFALAGEYNSKTITTTFLTAPNRVSALTAKMITYILWGALYGLLSFGLAALATVITVDSDRLPTGGQWMAALGATILAYVLVTLFGIGFGAVLNKIVLAVILLIGYFLIVENVLVVVLWNTSDVFGAILPNGTANGIVGGIAAKAFGIDSINLPGGVEHWDKLGLQLSAGAPGVISWWAAALVFLAWTMAFFLGGWASNQRRDIT from the coding sequence ATGGGCCGGTTGATCAAGGCGGAGTTCCGCAAGACGCTCAGCCTCAACACCTGGTGGATCCTGGTGATCCCGCTGGTGCTGGTCTCGTTCTGGATGTCGTTCGCCTGGGGCAAGATCACCAACGACTTCGCCGACTGGATCGGCTCCGGCACCGCGCGGATCATCGCCGAGCAGGCCGGCGTGTCGGCGGACGCGCTCCCGGTGGGGTTGCTGAGCATCGCGCACGGCGTGAACATCGCGCAGCTGGTGCCGGCGATCTTCGGCGTGTTCGCGCTCGCCGGCGAGTACAACAGCAAGACGATCACGACGACGTTCCTGACGGCGCCGAACCGGGTGTCCGCGCTGACCGCGAAGATGATCACCTACATCCTGTGGGGCGCGCTGTACGGCCTGCTCAGCTTCGGGCTGGCCGCGCTGGCGACGGTGATCACCGTGGACAGCGACCGGCTGCCCACCGGCGGGCAGTGGATGGCCGCGCTCGGCGCGACCATCCTGGCCTACGTCCTGGTGACGCTGTTCGGCATCGGGTTCGGCGCGGTGCTCAACAAGATCGTGCTCGCGGTGATCCTGCTGATCGGCTACTTCCTGATCGTGGAGAACGTGCTCGTCGTCGTGCTGTGGAACACCAGCGACGTCTTCGGCGCGATCCTGCCGAACGGCACGGCGAACGGCATCGTGGGCGGCATCGCGGCGAAGGCGTTCGGCATCGACTCGATCAACCTGCCGGGTGGCGTGGAGCACTGGGACAAGCTCGGGCTGCAGCTCTCGGCCGGGGCGCCCGGCGTGATCTCGTGGTGGGCCGCCGCGCTGGTCTTCCTGGCCTGGACCATGGCGTTCTTCCTCGGCGGCTGGGCCTCCAACCAGCGCCGCGACATCACCTAG